In one Dermacentor variabilis isolate Ectoservices chromosome 4, ASM5094787v1, whole genome shotgun sequence genomic region, the following are encoded:
- the LOC142579738 gene encoding uncharacterized protein LOC142579738, with translation MPFHCYLCPQSFSRTSALKDHLRTHTGERPFQCPSCPQSFSRKSALNEHLRTHTGERPFQCPSCPRSFSRKSALNQHLLTHTGERPFQCPSCTQSFSQKIHLNQHLRTHTGERPFQCPSCPISFSRKDTLNQHLHTHTGERPFQCPACPQSFSQKSNLRSHLRTHTGERPFQCPVCPQSFSHENSLNQHLRTHTGEKPFHCASCPQSFSQKSSLNQHLRTHTGEKPFHCPSCARSFSQKSDLNRHLRTHTGEKPYQCPLCPQRLSQKSDLNQHLCTHTGEKPFQCPSCPQSFSQKSTLNQHLRTHTGEKPFQCPSCPQRFSYKNVLKVHLRTHTGEKPFQCPLCPQKLSQKCHLNRHLRTHTGEKPFHCPSCPQSFSQKSTLKQHMCTHTGERPYQCLACPLSFSKKNVLNQHLHTHTGEAISVPCMPSELPTVDSEPAPAYSHRREAISVPVMPSKLLTKDMEGSPALSLM, from the coding sequence ATGCCATTTCATTGCTATttatgccctcagagcttctcacgaacGAGTGCTCTCAAGGACCACTTGCGCACTCACACAGGCGagaggccatttcagtgcccttcgtgTCCTCAAAGCTTCTCACGAAAGAGTGCTCTGAACgagcacctgcgcacccacacaggcgagaggccCTTTCAGTGCCCTTCGTGTCCTCGAAGCTTCTCACGAAAGAGTGCTCTTAACCAGCACCTGctcacccacacaggtgagaggccatttcagtgcccttcgtgCACCCAAAGCTTTTCACAAAAGATTCATCTGAACcaacacctgcgcacccacacaggcgagaggccatttcagtgcccttcatgtcCTATAAGCTTCTCACGAAAGGATACTCTGAACCAGCACCTgcacacccacacaggcgagaggccATTTCAATGCCCTGCGTGCCCTCAAAGCTTCTCACAAAAGAGTAATCTGCGCTCGcatctgcgcacccacacaggcgagaggccatttcagtgccctgtgtgccctcagagcttctcacatgAGAATTCTCTGAACcaacacctgcgcacccacacaggagAGAAGCCGTTTCATTGTGCttcatgccctcagagcttctcacaaaagagTAGTCTGAACcaacacctgcgcacccacacaggagAGAAGCCATTTCACTGCCCTTCATGCGCTCGGAGCTTCTCACAGAAGAGTGATCTGAACcgacacctgcgcacccacacaggcgagaagccatatcagtgccctttaTGCCCTCAGAGATTATCACAGAAGAGTGATCTGAATCAGCACCtgtgcacccacacaggtgagaagccatttcaatgcccttcgtgccctcagagcttctcacaaaagagTACGCTGAACCAACACctacgcacccacacaggcgagaagccatttcaatgcccttcatgccctcagagATTCTCGTATAAGAATGTTCTGAAGGTACACCTGCGTACCCACACAggagagaagccatttcaatgccctttaTGCCCTCAGAAATTATCACAGAAGTGTCATCTGAACcggcacctgcgcacccacacaggcgagaagccatttcactgcccttcgtgccctcagagcttctcacaaaagagTACTCTGAAACAACACATGTGCACTCACACAGGTGAGAGGCCGTATCAATGCCTTGCATGCCCTCTGAGCTTCTCAAAGAAGAATGTTCTGAACCAGCACCTGCACACCCACACaggagaagccatatcagtgccttGCATGCCCTCTGAGCTTCCCACAGTAGATTCTGAACCAGCACCTGCATACTCACACCggagagaagccatttcagtgcccgtTATGCCCTCAAAGCTTCTAACAAAAGACATGGAAGGTTCACCTGCACTGTCACTAATGTGA